In Haloimpatiens massiliensis, the following are encoded in one genomic region:
- a CDS encoding ABC-2 transporter permease, which yields MFNLIRKDMLHEKKYIKTSLIMIVFVLLFLKDLKNNGVYFLLAFVILYSILGSVDIVEERQKVGYIINSLPVTRKEIVMSKYLKLLIITPIIIFVLVGLSRVLQSFGIAALEFKTAIYMFSIIIAIYSINYLFYFIFGSKISAMLQIIIYGLVWSFSFTFLVKLSQEGFMNLIDKWNEYIGVIFASSIIIFVACASLAIKLYERKDI from the coding sequence GTATATAAAAACTAGCTTAATTATGATTGTTTTTGTTCTACTATTTTTAAAAGATTTAAAAAACAATGGGGTATATTTTCTTTTAGCTTTTGTTATTTTATATTCAATATTGGGATCAGTAGATATAGTTGAGGAAAGGCAAAAGGTAGGATATATAATAAATTCTCTTCCAGTTACAAGAAAAGAAATAGTTATGAGTAAATATTTAAAGCTATTAATTATAACACCAATAATAATATTTGTATTAGTTGGATTATCTAGAGTACTTCAAAGTTTTGGAATAGCTGCGCTTGAATTTAAAACAGCTATATATATGTTTTCCATTATTATTGCGATTTACTCCATAAATTATTTGTTTTACTTTATTTTTGGATCAAAAATCTCTGCTATGTTACAAATTATAATTTACGGATTAGTTTGGAGTTTTTCTTTTACATTTTTAGTGAAATTATCACAAGAGGGGTTTATGAATTTAATAGATAAATGGAATGAGTATATAGGGGTAATTTTTGCTTCTTCAATTATAATTTTTGTAGCATGTGCTAGTTTAGCAATAAAACTATATGAGAGGAAGGATATATGA
- a CDS encoding ABC-2 transporter permease, which translates to MINLIRKDLIIVKKSIIIFILLLIPITYGCYKLSNSFNFFAYVFIIFFMSYFTFTIMESFKYAKETLIVNSLPIKREEIVMHKYLMLILYVFIFGVVVMLETTLLKLFKVAGGSVASPWTIVVSLTLCLIIFSFYNPFSINNTLGAQKLNSIIYIFVLVIPGVMKKALSTSLGEKILNFIMGIKNINLIHLLFLCIGILFYFISFGICSKMYKLKDF; encoded by the coding sequence ATGATAAATTTAATAAGAAAAGACCTTATCATAGTTAAGAAAAGTATTATTATATTTATTTTATTGCTAATACCAATTACTTATGGATGCTATAAGCTTTCTAATTCTTTTAATTTTTTTGCTTATGTTTTTATAATATTTTTTATGAGCTATTTTACATTTACCATTATGGAAAGCTTTAAATATGCAAAAGAGACACTAATAGTAAATAGTCTTCCAATAAAAAGAGAAGAAATAGTTATGCATAAATATTTAATGCTTATATTGTATGTTTTTATCTTTGGGGTTGTAGTTATGTTAGAGACAACACTTCTTAAGCTTTTTAAAGTGGCTGGAGGAAGTGTGGCTAGCCCTTGGACGATAGTAGTAAGTTTGACATTGTGTTTAATTATATTTTCGTTTTATAATCCATTTTCCATAAATAATACTTTAGGAGCACAAAAATTAAATAGCATAATATATATTTTTGTATTAGTTATTCCTGGAGTGATGAAGAAAGCATTATCAACTTCACTGGGTGAGAAGATTTTAAACTTTATTATGGGTATAAAGAATATAAACTTAATACATTTATTATTCCTATGTATTGGTATTTTATTTTACTTCATATCTTTTGGCATATGTAGTAAAATGTATAAGTTAAAGGATTTTTAA
- a CDS encoding patatin-like phospholipase family protein, with translation MLTADAVFEGGGIKAIGLVGALCCLEKKGYKWNRVAGTSAGAMVASMVAAGYKGEEMKNIIQNINYKDFQDSRASKIKIVKMFNFFKDKGAYSGDPIERYIYNLLKDKGKIKFKDIWGDSGSKLKIVAADITKNDMLILPDDLVRYNINPKEFEIARAVRMSIGIPFFFKPVKLKYDGFNNKRNKENKIKLDYKYISDYKDSINNHEENSDYNDNTSYIVDGGILSNFPVWIFDVEGSPRWPTFGFKLVEKELTHTASGKKDFISYTMDVINTLLDRNEMRYIRDKDMVRTISIPTLGVKTTEFNLSQEKNQQLFDSGYVAAEKFIGRWDFDRYLRFYRKPI, from the coding sequence ATGTTAACTGCTGATGCAGTATTTGAAGGTGGAGGAATAAAAGCCATTGGCCTAGTAGGTGCTTTATGCTGCTTGGAGAAAAAAGGATACAAATGGAATAGAGTGGCAGGTACGTCAGCTGGAGCAATGGTTGCATCTATGGTAGCAGCAGGATATAAAGGGGAAGAAATGAAAAACATAATCCAAAATATAAACTATAAAGATTTTCAAGATAGTAGAGCATCTAAAATTAAAATTGTAAAGATGTTTAATTTTTTCAAGGATAAAGGAGCATATAGTGGCGACCCTATTGAAAGGTATATATACAATTTATTAAAAGATAAAGGAAAAATAAAATTTAAAGATATATGGGGAGATTCAGGTTCAAAGCTAAAAATTGTGGCAGCGGATATCACTAAAAATGATATGCTGATACTTCCAGATGATTTGGTTAGATACAATATAAATCCAAAGGAATTTGAAATAGCAAGAGCGGTAAGAATGAGTATTGGAATTCCTTTTTTCTTTAAACCTGTGAAGCTTAAATATGATGGATTCAATAATAAAAGAAATAAGGAAAATAAAATAAAATTAGATTATAAATATATAAGTGACTATAAAGATAGTATTAATAATCATGAAGAAAATAGCGATTATAATGATAATACTAGTTACATTGTAGACGGGGGAATTTTAAGCAATTTTCCTGTATGGATATTTGACGTAGAAGGAAGTCCTAGGTGGCCTACGTTTGGATTTAAATTAGTAGAAAAGGAATTAACCCATACTGCTTCAGGAAAAAAAGATTTTATTTCTTATACCATGGATGTGATAAATACTTTATTAGACAGAAACGAAATGAGATACATAAGAGATAAGGATATGGTAAGAACTATATCTATTCCTACATTAGGAGTAAAAACTACAGAATTTAATTTAAGTCAGGAGAAAAATCAACAATTATTTGATTCGGGATACGTTGCAGCAGAAAAATTTATTGGTAGATGGGATTTTGATAGATATTTAAGATTTTACAGAAAACCTATATAA
- a CDS encoding NUDIX hydrolase → MLKINFYQLGKIDNDKLLYAVIVARYNGQWIFVKHKERDTWEIPGGHREISENINDTAARELFEETGAKKFILTPICIYSVEKGNIESHGQLFYAEVQSLDNLPDYEIEQIRFFKEMPKNLTYPLIQPHLFQKVLSVLKEYKENRK, encoded by the coding sequence ATGTTAAAAATAAATTTTTATCAATTGGGAAAAATAGATAATGATAAACTTCTATATGCTGTAATAGTTGCAAGATATAATGGACAGTGGATATTTGTTAAACATAAAGAAAGGGATACTTGGGAAATTCCAGGAGGGCACAGAGAAATTAGTGAAAATATAAATGATACTGCCGCTAGAGAGCTATTTGAGGAAACTGGAGCAAAAAAATTTATATTAACACCCATTTGCATTTACTCAGTGGAGAAGGGGAATATAGAATCCCATGGTCAATTATTTTATGCAGAAGTACAATCACTAGATAATTTACCAGATTATGAAATAGAACAAATAAGATTTTTTAAGGAAATGCCTAAAAATTTAACTTATCCATTGATTCAGCCACATTTATTCCAAAAGGTATTAAGTGTATTAAAAGAATATAAGGAGAATAGAAAATGA
- a CDS encoding (2Fe-2S)-binding protein, with protein MSENSINPQILDKLTKVCLCKAISRATIKKAIENGAKTVEEVKKATGATTGGCGGKRCTPKIQQLIDEYKNK; from the coding sequence ATGAGTGAAAACAGTATAAATCCACAAATTCTAGATAAACTTACAAAGGTTTGTTTATGTAAGGCTATATCTAGGGCAACTATTAAAAAAGCCATAGAAAACGGAGCCAAAACTGTAGAAGAAGTTAAGAAAGCAACAGGTGCTACCACAGGGGGTTGTGGAGGGAAAAGATGTACACCTAAAATTCAACAACTTATAGATGAATATAAGAATAAATAA
- a CDS encoding peptide ABC transporter substrate-binding protein translates to MKSKKLLSLVLGATLMVSTALVGCGENNKNPDDKKKDPPKVIKMDKEQYLNLNLGIEPKSLDVARSNDYYGAQIFTEVYEGLTRVEQDENGKDVIKAAGAEKWEHNEEGTVWTFHLRDYNWSDGKKVTAKDFVYSILRTLDPKTASNYAFLLSPIKGAEEYNAGKGPKDAVGVKAVDDKTLEFTLKQPCPYFLDLTYFKLFLPQREDVVSKHGEKYGTEASTLEVYCGPFVLKDWKHQQEIVLEKNDKYWDKDNVKLEKVNFKIIKEANAAYGSLLNGTLDSGGVTKPEWIKKFEQKKDKMDNIKGYRPSTGYLFFNQKDKLFSNANVRKAFSIAYTRDDYANVITYGVNAPAYGWCPPSVQLNGKDFRETVGEEPIKKMIEDNKDPKELLIKGLKELGMDPDPSKVTVTILHGNTDAETKKAAEYEQEMYKKALGVNIKAEYMTFEILQKRTDEMDYQVAGMAWIGDYNDPNTFYDMWMTGAGIVPTGWSNKQYDELLKKAMSSVDEKERVEAYKEAEKILLVDDAVIAPTTYSRKNTYRYKYVKNIMTPLFGSGYELKYTYTDGRGK, encoded by the coding sequence TTGAAGAGTAAAAAGTTATTATCACTTGTTCTTGGTGCAACTTTAATGGTTTCTACAGCTTTAGTAGGATGCGGGGAAAATAATAAAAATCCTGATGATAAGAAAAAAGATCCGCCTAAGGTAATTAAAATGGACAAGGAACAATATTTAAATCTTAATTTAGGTATTGAGCCAAAATCACTAGATGTAGCTAGATCCAATGATTATTATGGTGCACAAATTTTTACAGAAGTATATGAAGGTTTGACAAGAGTTGAACAAGACGAAAATGGTAAAGACGTTATAAAAGCTGCCGGAGCAGAAAAGTGGGAACATAATGAAGAAGGTACTGTGTGGACTTTCCACTTAAGAGATTATAATTGGTCAGATGGTAAAAAGGTTACTGCAAAGGATTTTGTGTACAGTATACTAAGAACATTAGATCCTAAAACTGCTTCTAACTATGCATTTTTGTTATCGCCAATAAAAGGAGCAGAAGAATATAATGCTGGTAAAGGTCCTAAGGATGCAGTAGGAGTAAAAGCTGTAGATGATAAAACTTTGGAATTCACATTAAAACAACCATGTCCTTATTTTCTTGATTTGACCTACTTTAAATTATTCCTTCCTCAAAGAGAAGATGTAGTATCTAAACATGGTGAAAAGTATGGTACAGAAGCAAGTACATTAGAGGTATATTGTGGACCATTTGTACTTAAAGATTGGAAACACCAACAGGAAATAGTACTTGAAAAAAATGATAAATATTGGGATAAAGACAACGTTAAACTTGAAAAAGTTAACTTTAAAATAATAAAAGAGGCTAATGCAGCTTACGGTTCACTATTAAACGGCACATTAGATTCTGGTGGAGTTACTAAACCTGAATGGATAAAGAAATTTGAGCAAAAGAAGGATAAAATGGATAATATAAAAGGATATAGACCATCTACTGGATATTTATTCTTTAACCAAAAGGATAAGTTATTCAGCAATGCAAATGTAAGAAAAGCATTTTCTATTGCATACACTAGAGATGATTACGCCAATGTTATAACTTACGGAGTAAACGCTCCTGCATATGGCTGGTGTCCACCATCAGTTCAATTAAATGGAAAAGACTTTAGAGAAACTGTTGGAGAAGAGCCAATTAAAAAGATGATCGAAGATAATAAAGATCCTAAGGAACTTTTAATAAAAGGATTAAAAGAATTAGGAATGGACCCAGATCCAAGTAAAGTAACAGTTACAATTTTACATGGTAATACAGATGCTGAGACTAAAAAAGCAGCAGAATATGAACAGGAAATGTATAAAAAGGCATTAGGTGTTAATATAAAAGCTGAATACATGACATTTGAAATACTTCAAAAGAGAACAGATGAAATGGATTATCAAGTAGCTGGTATGGCTTGGATTGGAGATTATAACGATCCTAATACTTTCTATGATATGTGGATGACTGGTGCTGGAATAGTTCCAACTGGATGGTCAAATAAACAATACGATGAGCTTTTAAAGAAAGCTATGAGTTCTGTTGATGAGAAGGAAAGAGTAGAAGCTTACAAGGAAGCTGAAAAAATTCTTTTAGTCGATGATGCAGTTATAGCTCCTACAACCTACTCTAGAAAGAATACCTATAGATATAAATACGTTAAAAATATAATGACTCCTCTATTTGGTAGTGGTTATGAACTTAAATATACTTATACTGATGGTAGAGGTAAATAA
- a CDS encoding SHOCT-like domain-containing protein has protein sequence MNDEVEKVLKMVDEGKISYDEGAKLIASAKKTKKEEVSIWNFHDNSVGRRFSGEKMLKINILSAKGDKINVILPIKVVKIILKSKSKINKLNMQNSKEIDSEAIKETIISAIKKGTVGKIIDVKSAEGDILEIIIE, from the coding sequence ATGAATGATGAGGTGGAAAAAGTTTTAAAAATGGTTGATGAGGGCAAAATATCTTATGATGAGGGAGCAAAATTAATAGCTTCTGCAAAAAAAACAAAAAAAGAAGAAGTAAGTATATGGAATTTTCATGATAATTCAGTTGGCAGAAGGTTTTCTGGAGAAAAGATGCTTAAGATTAATATTTTATCTGCTAAGGGAGATAAAATTAATGTAATACTTCCTATAAAGGTGGTTAAAATTATATTGAAATCAAAAAGTAAAATTAATAAATTAAATATGCAAAACTCAAAAGAAATAGATTCTGAAGCTATAAAAGAAACTATTATATCAGCAATAAAAAAAGGTACCGTAGGAAAGATAATTGATGTAAAAAGCGCAGAAGGAGATATTCTTGAAATAATAATAGAATGA
- a CDS encoding hemerythrin domain-containing protein, with translation MDAIELMVYEHKNIKRMLKVIRKYCLRILKDEKVDYSDFYRIIDFVRNYADKHHHGKEEKLLFNKMVDEIGSTAEKLVKHGMLVEHDLGRLYIMNLEEAVKKVQEGNEESKLDIIANAIGYVDLLNRHIKKEDDVVYKFAERSLNKETLVKLQEECAAFEKEADENKISEKYIALIDELERKIS, from the coding sequence ATGGACGCAATAGAACTTATGGTGTATGAACATAAGAATATTAAAAGAATGCTTAAAGTAATAAGAAAATATTGTTTAAGAATTTTAAAGGATGAAAAGGTAGACTATAGTGATTTCTATAGAATCATAGATTTTGTAAGAAATTATGCAGATAAACATCACCATGGGAAAGAGGAAAAACTTCTTTTTAATAAGATGGTAGATGAAATAGGATCTACTGCTGAGAAATTAGTTAAACATGGTATGTTGGTAGAACATGATTTAGGAAGACTTTATATTATGAATTTAGAAGAGGCAGTAAAAAAGGTTCAAGAGGGTAATGAGGAATCAAAATTAGACATAATTGCTAATGCTATAGGATATGTAGATTTGCTTAATAGACATATAAAAAAGGAAGATGATGTAGTATATAAATTTGCAGAAAGAAGCTTAAATAAAGAAACTCTAGTTAAACTACAAGAAGAATGTGCTGCCTTTGAAAAAGAAGCAGATGAAAATAAGATTTCAGAAAAATACATTGCTTTAATTGATGAGTTGGAGAGAAAAATAAGCTAG
- a CDS encoding FAD:protein FMN transferase, translating to MKKANLLKKYIKRIKLSLIICILLVMSITMFGCEMNKKIGGIEKESSKQTYAMGTIVSFKVYGEKSQENIEEAIKLLGNIEDKMSVNKENSEVNKLNSSAGNKSEKVSKETYYVIKKAMEYSKLSEGAFDITVEPLVKLWGIGTDKARIPSEEEIQKAKEFINYKNIEVNENGQIYLKKQGMKIDLGGIAKGYGADEIKSMLIKNGVKSAFINIGGNVNLLGSKTDGSLWKIGVQNPLKDKGEYLGILTVADKSIVTSGNYERYFEKNGKRYHHIFDVSTGYPAKKGLISTTIVSDKSIDGDALSTTTYVLGLEKAIKLVESQKGVDAIFVTKDKKVYVTSGLKDSFKLTDEEFKYMNQ from the coding sequence ATGAAAAAAGCAAACTTATTAAAAAAATATATAAAAAGAATTAAACTTTCCCTAATAATATGTATTTTATTAGTTATGAGTATCACCATGTTTGGATGTGAAATGAATAAAAAAATAGGAGGAATAGAAAAAGAAAGTAGTAAGCAAACTTATGCTATGGGAACTATAGTAAGTTTTAAAGTATATGGGGAAAAGTCACAGGAAAACATAGAAGAAGCCATAAAATTATTAGGAAACATAGAAGATAAAATGTCTGTAAATAAGGAAAATAGCGAAGTAAATAAATTAAATTCTTCAGCAGGTAATAAATCAGAAAAAGTAAGTAAGGAAACTTATTATGTTATAAAAAAGGCTATGGAGTACAGCAAGCTTTCGGAGGGAGCATTTGATATTACAGTAGAGCCGCTAGTTAAACTATGGGGCATAGGAACTGATAAGGCAAGGATACCTTCAGAGGAAGAAATTCAAAAAGCTAAAGAGTTTATAAACTATAAAAATATAGAAGTTAATGAAAATGGACAAATTTATTTAAAAAAACAAGGAATGAAAATAGACCTAGGTGGTATAGCAAAAGGCTATGGTGCAGATGAAATAAAATCCATGCTTATAAAAAATGGAGTGAAAAGTGCTTTTATAAATATAGGAGGAAATGTAAATCTCTTGGGAAGTAAAACTGATGGTAGCCTATGGAAAATAGGTGTGCAAAATCCATTAAAAGATAAAGGAGAATATTTAGGTATTTTAACTGTAGCTGATAAATCTATAGTAACCTCAGGAAATTATGAGAGATACTTTGAGAAGAATGGCAAAAGATATCACCATATTTTTGATGTAAGTACAGGATATCCAGCAAAAAAAGGGCTTATAAGTACTACCATAGTTTCAGATAAATCCATTGATGGAGATGCCCTATCTACAACCACTTATGTATTAGGACTAGAAAAGGCTATAAAGCTTGTAGAAAGCCAAAAGGGCGTGGATGCAATATTTGTTACTAAAGATAAAAAGGTTTATGTTACTTCGGGATTAAAGGATAGCTTTAAACTTACGGATGAAGAATTTAAATATATGAATCAATAA
- a CDS encoding NusG domain II-containing protein, protein MKKGDKIVLVTIMILIICSVAGILGYRYFNKNSKIVATIKQDGKIIKTIDLSKVSKAEEIRMSSESDHYNIIKVEKGRIRFIDADCPDKICIKAGWLKKPGDSAACLPHKIIITIQGKNLEVDDVAY, encoded by the coding sequence ATGAAAAAAGGAGATAAAATTGTATTAGTTACTATAATGATACTAATCATATGTAGTGTAGCCGGAATTTTAGGCTATAGATATTTTAATAAAAATAGTAAAATAGTAGCTACAATAAAGCAGGATGGTAAAATAATTAAAACTATAGATTTAAGTAAGGTTAGTAAAGCAGAGGAAATAAGAATGTCTAGTGAAAGTGATCATTATAATATAATAAAAGTGGAAAAGGGTAGGATTAGATTTATAGATGCAGATTGCCCAGATAAGATATGTATAAAAGCAGGATGGCTTAAAAAGCCTGGAGATAGTGCTGCTTGCCTTCCACATAAAATTATAATAACAATACAGGGAAAAAATCTTGAGGTTGATGATGTAGCTTATTAA
- a CDS encoding Gx transporter family protein: MREVNNFKKSLNKRVFLSLMVAVALGIYVIEAQIPVIFPGIKLGLSNVVSLIVLIAFGGKEALLVMFLRTLLGTMFTGTLSSFLFSIIGGLLSNIVSIIMYKKFSKYFSIEIISIVAAVFHNLGQLLVAAFIVQDFRIYVYFPVLMVSALITGYFTGLVAKYFSKHVEKMKLGKR, encoded by the coding sequence ATGAGGGAAGTTAATAATTTTAAAAAAAGCTTAAATAAAAGGGTATTTTTAAGTTTAATGGTAGCAGTGGCCCTTGGAATATATGTAATAGAGGCTCAAATTCCTGTGATTTTTCCAGGAATAAAATTAGGACTTTCCAATGTGGTTTCATTAATAGTGCTCATAGCCTTTGGGGGCAAAGAAGCCCTTTTAGTAATGTTTTTAAGAACTTTACTTGGAACTATGTTTACGGGAACTTTATCCTCATTCTTATTTAGCATCATAGGAGGATTGCTTAGCAATATAGTTTCTATAATAATGTATAAAAAATTTAGTAAATATTTTAGCATAGAAATAATAAGCATAGTAGCAGCAGTATTTCATAATTTAGGACAACTTTTAGTAGCAGCATTTATAGTACAGGATTTTAGAATATATGTATACTTTCCAGTTTTGATGGTATCTGCTTTGATTACAGGATATTTTACAGGTTTGGTGGCTAAATATTTTAGCAAACATGTTGAAAAGATGAAATTAGGTAAGAGGTAA
- a CDS encoding RnfABCDGE type electron transport complex subunit B — protein MDVNGLLFPALSLGGLGLLFGVVLGYASKKFHVPVDERVPLIKDCLPGANCGGCGYAGCDAYAQAVVDGAAKPNCCSVGGVAAAEKIGDIMGITVEAAEPTKAFVKCVGSCESAKMKGTYYGNMDCLEASVLPGGGAKACSFGCLGLGSCVKVCQFGALSIQNGIAVVDEKKCTACGACVNICPRHVIEIKPVSEIIRVSCNSKDKLKEVKEVCNTGCISCGLCARNCTSSAIVLENNLPVVDSNKCTLCMQCVEKCPTKVLKAHDGKLILDKEEAV, from the coding sequence ATGGATGTAAATGGTTTATTATTTCCCGCCCTTAGTTTAGGTGGGTTAGGTCTTTTGTTTGGTGTAGTTTTAGGCTATGCTTCTAAAAAGTTTCATGTACCAGTAGATGAGAGAGTACCTTTAATAAAAGATTGTCTACCTGGTGCTAACTGTGGTGGTTGTGGATATGCAGGTTGCGATGCATATGCACAAGCAGTGGTTGATGGTGCTGCTAAACCAAATTGTTGTTCTGTAGGTGGTGTTGCCGCAGCTGAAAAAATTGGAGATATAATGGGCATTACAGTTGAAGCTGCTGAACCTACTAAGGCCTTTGTTAAATGTGTAGGCAGCTGTGAAAGTGCAAAGATGAAAGGTACTTACTATGGGAATATGGACTGTCTAGAGGCATCTGTACTTCCTGGTGGCGGTGCTAAAGCTTGCAGTTTTGGTTGCCTTGGTCTAGGCAGTTGCGTTAAGGTTTGTCAATTTGGCGCTCTTAGTATTCAAAACGGTATTGCAGTGGTAGACGAAAAGAAATGTACTGCCTGCGGTGCTTGTGTAAATATCTGCCCTAGACATGTCATTGAAATTAAGCCTGTTTCTGAAATAATAAGAGTTTCTTGTAACTCAAAAGATAAACTAAAAGAAGTAAAAGAAGTATGTAATACTGGATGTATAAGCTGTGGTCTATGTGCTAGAAACTGTACTAGCAGTGCTATAGTTTTAGAAAACAATCTTCCTGTAGTAGACAGCAATAAATGTACTCTATGCATGCAATGTGTAGAAAAGTGCCCTACTAAGGTACTTAAAGCTCACGATGGAAAGCTTATTCTTGACAAGGAAGAAGCTGTTTAG
- the rsxA gene encoding electron transport complex subunit RsxA, producing MNLFLIFFSSLLVNNFVLSKFLGICSFLGVSKKIETAAGMGLAVTFVMVLASFISYIVYNFILIPLNIPYMYTIAFILVIASLVQFVEMVIKKKSPSLYKALGIFLPLITTNCAILGAVIINMNEKYTLLGSVVAGLGSGLGYMLAIVLLAGIRERMDGNKNMPEAMKGLPISLITAGLMSIAFLGFQGLIH from the coding sequence ATGAATTTATTTTTAATATTTTTTAGTTCCCTTTTAGTTAATAACTTTGTTCTATCTAAATTCCTTGGAATTTGTTCTTTCCTTGGGGTTTCTAAAAAAATAGAAACTGCAGCTGGTATGGGACTTGCTGTTACATTCGTTATGGTTTTAGCATCATTTATTTCATATATAGTGTACAATTTTATTCTAATACCTTTAAATATTCCTTATATGTACACTATTGCCTTTATACTGGTTATAGCTTCTTTAGTTCAGTTTGTGGAAATGGTTATTAAAAAGAAAAGTCCTTCCCTTTATAAGGCTCTTGGTATTTTCTTACCTCTTATAACTACAAACTGTGCTATTTTAGGTGCAGTTATAATCAATATGAATGAAAAATATACTTTACTTGGTTCTGTAGTAGCTGGACTAGGCTCTGGTCTTGGATATATGCTAGCTATTGTGCTTCTTGCAGGTATAAGAGAGAGAATGGACGGAAACAAAAATATGCCTGAGGCTATGAAAGGACTTCCTATTTCATTGATTACAGCTGGACTTATGTCCATAGCCTTTTTAGGATTCCAAGGATTAATTCATTAA
- the rsxE gene encoding electron transport complex subunit RsxE encodes MANPLERLKNGILTENAIFVQVLAMCPTLAVTTSAKNGFGMGIAATVVLMGSNFVISLLRKFIPDKIRIPSFIVVIAGFVTLLQFLMQGYVPDLYKSLGIFIPLIVVNCVILGRAEAFASKNGPIISIFDGLGQGLGFTLSLTIIGIIRELLGTGKIFEYQLMPSSFQPAIIMILAPGAFFTLGILMALINVFNARKAKENKRITEFKGCDGNCAHCSVKH; translated from the coding sequence ATGGCAAACCCTTTAGAAAGATTGAAAAATGGTATCCTAACTGAAAATGCTATATTTGTACAAGTTTTAGCTATGTGTCCTACTCTAGCTGTAACCACCAGTGCTAAAAATGGTTTTGGTATGGGGATTGCTGCCACTGTAGTGCTTATGGGATCAAATTTTGTTATATCCCTTTTAAGAAAATTTATTCCAGACAAAATTCGTATTCCTTCATTTATAGTTGTCATTGCGGGTTTTGTTACTTTACTTCAATTTTTAATGCAAGGTTATGTGCCTGATTTATATAAATCACTTGGAATTTTTATTCCTCTTATAGTTGTTAACTGTGTTATTCTTGGAAGAGCAGAAGCGTTTGCTTCTAAAAACGGTCCTATAATTTCTATTTTTGATGGTCTTGGACAAGGTCTTGGATTTACTCTTTCTCTTACTATAATTGGTATTATAAGAGAGCTTTTAGGTACTGGAAAGATATTTGAATATCAGCTTATGCCGTCTTCATTTCAGCCTGCCATCATAATGATATTGGCTCCTGGTGCTTTCTTCACTCTTGGAATTTTAATGGCACTTATAAATGTATTCAATGCAAGAAAAGCAAAGGAAAATAAAAGAATTACTGAATTTAAAGGCTGTGACGGAAACTGTGCTCACTGCTCTGTAAAACATTAG